The following coding sequences lie in one Methanothermobacter sp. genomic window:
- a CDS encoding DUF2180 family protein → MKCYVCAEQGKDTDAVAICIVCGMGLCTEHAIREETEVWSGGYPFPAEKVGGTLPRILCPYCYNVMKED, encoded by the coding sequence ATGAAATGCTATGTATGTGCAGAGCAGGGAAAGGACACCGATGCTGTGGCCATATGCATTGTCTGCGGCATGGGCCTCTGCACAGAACACGCAATACGAGAGGAAACAGAGGTATGGAGTGGTGGCTACCCCTTCCCGGCAGAGAAGGTTGGGGGCACTCTGCCCAGGATACTCTGCCCCTACTGCTACAACGTTATGAAGGAGGACTAG